One Leptolyngbya sp. NIES-2104 genomic window carries:
- a CDS encoding DUF5615 family PIN-like protein → MARLYADEQFPFLTSEHLRQLGHDVLTVQEAGKANQGIPDDQVLAFATEQSRAILTLNRRDFIRLHNQDSNHAGMIACTDDGNKIRLAERINAAIQAEETLNGKLIRVVRPSE, encoded by the coding sequence GTGGCACGACTTTACGCAGACGAACAGTTTCCTTTCCTGACGAGCGAACATCTCCGCCAGCTTGGGCACGACGTTCTAACTGTTCAGGAAGCAGGCAAAGCAAACCAAGGTATTCCAGATGATCAAGTTCTTGCTTTTGCCACAGAGCAATCGCGGGCGATTTTAACGCTGAACCGCCGCGACTTCATTCGACTGCACAATCAAGATTCCAATCATGCAGGGATGATTGCTTGCACTGACGATGGCAATAAAATTCGATTGGCAGAACGGATCAATGCTGCAATTCAAGCAGAAGAAACGCTTAACGGTAAACTAATTCGGGTTGTCAGACCTTCAGAATGA
- a CDS encoding DUF433 domain-containing protein, whose amino-acid sequence MSAFALKFFHGIEKTLGVCGGDARIANTRIPVWVLVQARNLGNTEAQILANYPTISAIDLSNAWRYAEAHLREIEQAVPTARQSHRRK is encoded by the coding sequence ATGAGCGCTTTTGCACTGAAATTCTTCCACGGTATTGAGAAAACGCTGGGGGTCTGCGGTGGAGATGCCCGGATTGCTAATACCCGGATTCCGGTTTGGGTGCTGGTTCAAGCTCGAAATCTTGGCAACACCGAAGCGCAAATTTTAGCCAATTACCCCACGATTAGCGCGATCGATCTCAGTAACGCATGGCGCTATGCAGAGGCGCATCTAAGAGAAATAGAGCAAGCGGTGCCTACGGCTAGGCAAAGCCACCGCAGAAAATGA
- a CDS encoding DUF433 domain-containing protein, which translates to MSLQDLQTQLLALSPAEKTQAIQLLIESLSDTWTGIEKTLGVCGGDARITNTRIPVWVLVRAKQLGNTDAQILTNYPTITATDLSNAWRYAEAHLGEIEQAIAENEAA; encoded by the coding sequence ATGTCACTGCAAGATCTCCAGACCCAACTTCTCGCGCTCAGTCCTGCTGAAAAAACCCAAGCGATTCAACTCTTAATCGAAAGCCTCAGTGACACTTGGACAGGCATCGAGAAAACTCTGGGTGTCTGCGGTGGAGATGCCCGAATTACAAATACTCGCATCCCCGTTTGGGTACTGGTTCGAGCTAAACAACTCGGCAACACAGATGCCCAAATTCTGACCAATTACCCCACCATTACAGCCACGGATCTGAGTAACGCTTGGCGCTATGCAGAGGCGCATCTAGGAGAAATCGAGCAAGCGATCGCAGAAAATGAGGCAGCGTAA
- a CDS encoding AAA family ATPase, whose product MARGEILRKLFRSFSHNEREEFLAAAQELIEEEKSKNHTLLARDLEKILHNGNGNGRFKPVSSNLAPWQQFPEPPKDRETGLALVEVKQLDLTWDHVVLSETILDPLNEVVLENRKQDILLAHGLRPKNKVLFCGPPGCGKTQTAKVLSSVLGLPLVYVNLTAVFSSYLGETATNLQKIFTYIQQGEWVVLFDEFDAIARDRNTPNEHGEVKRLVNSLLQLIDTTESSSLFIAATNHENLLDTAVWRRFDEVLLFDRPSNNLRIALLTRYLSAIRYPGVDLAYFATLLESATGADIERICSDATKAVLLRGDVELSADDLEIAIARYLARERIISNSIEAFTP is encoded by the coding sequence ATGGCACGGGGAGAAATCCTAAGAAAACTCTTCAGAAGCTTCTCTCACAACGAGAGAGAAGAGTTTTTAGCTGCCGCACAAGAATTAATTGAAGAAGAGAAAAGTAAAAATCATACCCTTCTTGCTAGAGATCTAGAGAAAATTCTTCACAACGGAAACGGGAATGGTAGGTTCAAACCAGTTTCCTCAAACCTTGCTCCCTGGCAACAGTTTCCTGAACCTCCTAAAGATCGAGAAACAGGGCTAGCACTGGTTGAAGTAAAGCAGCTTGATTTGACATGGGATCATGTTGTTCTCAGCGAAACCATTCTAGATCCCTTAAATGAAGTTGTTCTCGAAAATCGTAAGCAGGATATTCTCCTTGCTCATGGACTGCGACCTAAGAACAAAGTTCTCTTTTGTGGTCCTCCAGGGTGCGGAAAAACTCAAACAGCCAAAGTTCTGTCTAGTGTTTTGGGGCTTCCTCTTGTTTATGTGAACCTCACGGCTGTCTTCTCTTCCTATTTGGGTGAAACTGCTACGAATCTACAAAAAATCTTTACATACATTCAACAGGGAGAGTGGGTTGTCCTGTTCGATGAGTTTGACGCAATCGCCCGCGATCGCAATACTCCAAACGAGCATGGTGAAGTTAAACGCCTTGTTAATAGTCTCCTTCAGCTAATTGATACAACAGAAAGCAGCAGCTTGTTTATTGCCGCCACAAATCACGAAAATCTCTTAGATACAGCAGTCTGGCGCAGATTTGATGAAGTGCTACTTTTTGATCGTCCCTCGAACAATCTTCGCATTGCACTCCTCACTCGCTATCTTTCCGCAATTCGTTACCCAGGCGTTGATCTTGCCTATTTTGCAACACTGCTCGAATCAGCAACAGGCGCAGACATCGAGCGAATCTGCTCTGATGCCACAAAAGCTGTTCTTCTCCGAGGAGACGTTGAGCTTTCAGCAGATGACTTAGAAATTGCGATCGCACGTTATCTTGCTAGAGAGCGTATAATATCGAACTCAATAGAAGCGTTTACACCTTAG
- a CDS encoding type II toxin-antitoxin system VapC family toxin, with product MYSLDTNICIALIKENPIPKRIFDTKAIDCYISTIVLAELYKGVYCSEQFEKNYAGLRNFLSLVEVVEFDRGAALEFGRIQAELKAAGKPTGEQDALIAAVTRFRQDILVTNNTRHFENIANLQLEDWLEP from the coding sequence ATGTATTCACTTGACACCAATATCTGCATTGCCCTGATCAAAGAAAACCCCATTCCCAAGCGAATCTTCGACACAAAAGCGATCGACTGCTACATTTCAACGATCGTTCTTGCAGAACTCTACAAAGGCGTTTACTGTTCGGAGCAGTTTGAGAAGAACTATGCGGGCTTACGAAACTTTCTCAGCTTAGTAGAAGTGGTCGAGTTTGATCGAGGGGCAGCGCTGGAGTTTGGCAGAATCCAAGCGGAACTCAAAGCAGCAGGTAAGCCGACCGGAGAACAAGATGCTTTAATTGCAGCAGTCACACGATTTCGCCAAGACATTTTGGTGACAAACAACACTCGTCATTTTGAAAATATTGCCAATTTACAGCTTGAGGATTGGCTGGAGCCGTAA
- a CDS encoding DUF1156 domain-containing protein, translated as MTTRKPVFIEKIMPVKLLNEQVYYEHGGNPFKGLHRWYSRKPLSFSRASVLGSLLPAEVSIEEFEYLLGLNRRVAGMQDKTTKLYKTPPSADRIAKVQALCEAQWGTKTPVVLDAFAGGGSIPFEAARYGLKVLASDLNPVAVVTMKAAIEYPLKFGADLQQDIDRWVKWVGDEAEKRLAEFFPSLPGEKVQNYFWAHTVTCPSCQSKIPLSASWWLSRSSNYAGKNQPRKITSDWYAIKPIPDPENKQVNFELIRGRKGQGISIQTADGDYDPDIAVSIKGGDGKCLNCQTLIDSSFIDQQLLDENFSYSLYAVSYRKGSGGIEFRAPVDLDFTGVEKAELLLQEYRASREDLIPSEELLQGQDTRCFNRGVRRWEQLFNSRQLLSLITFVDLIDKAKTLIQEKCELDKAAAICTYLTLILSNCVDRNCRLAHLNASKISVEPALAQHSLNLFWNYPETNAIEKLWEYESQCVISDYSGICKFIESSSTLSDIPGLLDSTIKDIQINAASADNLFHIPDSSVSAIVTDPPYYATIQYSELSDFFYVWQKRTLGDIFPDLFWSDLTDKDREAVANPSRFRNMGISPELLANQDYEAKMALAFAEYHRVLRDDGVMTVQFNHKDSGAWDVLAKSLIDAGFEITASWSVSTENPQNLHQAQKNSVSSTVLLVCRKRNPNAGQAWWDDIRTELVNTVSQRAPQLEADLQDPQNPIEGVGIDLYLSAFGPALNVFSKHHPILDTAGTEVRPEQAFSEARKAVANYRFHKLAQSDTLGFDPLTTWYILAWDAFRAREFPFDEARQLALAVGGFNVTDLAKTHKLLDSTSGTCKLLTPDQRFKKRAFSTNPEEFTLTSLIDALHAVIAIYLEEQSIDPVRRFLKTTGLLSNDLFMRSWEVTLRVIPHISDDRKRILEEKALADLWLAMDEIKAKVRYEQPELNLSDGQQSLF; from the coding sequence ATGACAACCCGCAAGCCCGTGTTTATCGAAAAGATTATGCCTGTGAAGCTCCTGAATGAGCAGGTGTATTACGAGCATGGGGGGAATCCGTTTAAGGGGTTGCATCGGTGGTATTCGCGTAAACCGCTGTCGTTTAGTCGGGCTTCGGTGTTGGGGTCTTTGCTGCCTGCGGAGGTGTCGATCGAGGAGTTTGAGTATTTGCTGGGGCTGAATCGGCGGGTGGCGGGGATGCAGGATAAGACGACGAAGCTGTATAAGACTCCGCCATCAGCCGATCGCATTGCGAAGGTGCAGGCGTTGTGTGAGGCGCAGTGGGGGACGAAGACTCCGGTGGTGCTGGATGCGTTTGCGGGGGGCGGGAGTATTCCGTTTGAGGCGGCGCGGTATGGGTTGAAGGTGTTAGCTTCGGATCTTAATCCGGTGGCAGTGGTGACGATGAAGGCGGCGATCGAGTATCCGCTGAAGTTTGGGGCGGATTTGCAGCAGGATATCGATCGATGGGTGAAGTGGGTGGGTGATGAGGCAGAGAAGCGATTAGCGGAGTTTTTTCCATCGTTGCCGGGGGAGAAGGTACAGAACTATTTTTGGGCACACACTGTTACTTGTCCAAGCTGTCAATCAAAAATTCCATTGAGTGCTAGTTGGTGGTTAAGTCGCTCAAGCAATTATGCTGGTAAGAATCAGCCAAGAAAGATAACTAGCGATTGGTATGCGATTAAACCGATTCCTGATCCTGAAAACAAGCAAGTTAATTTTGAACTAATTCGAGGAAGGAAGGGGCAAGGAATCAGCATACAGACTGCTGATGGTGATTATGATCCAGACATTGCAGTGTCTATCAAAGGCGGCGATGGTAAATGCTTGAATTGCCAAACTCTTATTGATAGTTCATTTATTGATCAGCAGCTACTTGATGAGAATTTTAGCTATTCTCTATATGCTGTGTCTTACCGGAAAGGAAGCGGAGGTATTGAGTTCAGAGCGCCAGTGGATTTAGATTTCACAGGAGTAGAAAAGGCTGAGTTACTACTTCAAGAGTACAGAGCTTCAAGAGAAGACTTAATTCCTTCTGAAGAACTTCTCCAAGGTCAAGATACACGCTGTTTCAATCGCGGTGTAAGACGTTGGGAACAATTATTTAACTCTCGTCAGCTTCTTTCACTAATCACATTTGTAGATCTGATCGACAAAGCGAAAACTCTAATTCAAGAGAAATGCGAACTTGATAAAGCCGCCGCGATCTGTACCTATCTCACTCTAATCCTAAGTAATTGTGTAGATCGCAACTGCCGATTAGCTCACTTGAATGCTTCTAAAATATCTGTAGAACCTGCATTAGCTCAACACTCGCTTAATTTATTTTGGAACTATCCCGAAACTAATGCTATCGAGAAGTTGTGGGAATACGAGAGTCAATGTGTAATCTCTGATTATTCAGGAATTTGTAAATTTATTGAAAGTAGCTCTACTCTGTCTGACATTCCAGGACTACTAGATTCAACCATTAAGGATATTCAAATCAACGCTGCATCAGCCGATAATCTCTTTCACATTCCTGATAGCTCTGTTAGCGCGATCGTGACTGATCCCCCTTACTACGCAACGATTCAATACTCTGAACTATCTGATTTCTTCTACGTCTGGCAAAAGCGGACATTAGGCGACATCTTCCCCGATCTCTTCTGGTCAGACCTCACCGACAAAGACCGCGAAGCCGTCGCCAACCCCTCCCGCTTCCGCAACATGGGCATCAGTCCCGAACTCCTCGCCAACCAAGACTACGAAGCAAAAATGGCACTTGCCTTCGCCGAATACCACCGCGTCCTCCGCGACGATGGAGTCATGACCGTCCAATTCAACCACAAAGACTCAGGAGCCTGGGATGTCCTCGCCAAATCCCTGATCGATGCCGGATTCGAGATCACCGCCTCCTGGTCAGTCAGCACCGAAAACCCCCAAAACCTCCACCAAGCACAAAAAAACTCCGTCTCCAGCACCGTCCTCCTCGTCTGCCGCAAACGCAACCCGAACGCCGGACAAGCCTGGTGGGACGACATCCGCACCGAACTGGTCAACACCGTCTCCCAACGCGCCCCCCAACTCGAAGCCGACCTCCAAGACCCGCAAAACCCGATCGAAGGAGTTGGCATCGACCTCTACCTATCCGCCTTCGGTCCCGCCCTCAACGTCTTCTCCAAACACCACCCCATCCTCGACACCGCCGGAACCGAAGTCCGCCCCGAACAAGCCTTTTCTGAAGCCCGCAAAGCCGTCGCCAACTACCGCTTCCACAAACTCGCCCAAAGCGACACCCTCGGCTTCGACCCCCTCACCACCTGGTACATCCTCGCCTGGGATGCCTTCCGCGCCCGCGAATTCCCCTTCGATGAAGCCCGCCAACTCGCCCTCGCTGTCGGAGGCTTCAACGTCACCGACCTCGCCAAAACCCACAAACTCCTCGACTCGACGAGCGGGACTTGCAAACTCCTCACCCCCGATCAACGCTTCAAAAAACGCGCCTTCTCCACCAATCCCGAAGAGTTTACGCTGACCTCACTGATCGACGCGCTTCATGCGGTCATCGCCATCTACCTCGAAGAGCAATCGATCGATCCCGTTCGCCGCTTCCTTAAAACCACCGGACTTTTAAGCAATGATCTTTTTATGCGATCGTGGGAGGTCACTTTGCGAGTCATCCCACATATCAGCGACGATCGTAAACGTATTCTCGAAGAAAAAGCCCTCGCAGATTTGTGGCTCGCAATGGACGAAATCAAAGCCAAAGTCCGCTACGAGCAACCCGAACTAAACTTGAGCGATGGGCAACAAAGCTTATTTTAG
- a CDS encoding IS630 family transposase: MTCSTRQASVGRKLRNVTRRKTQTWLKKKQEITAWLKAHQAELVTGKLVVFFEDECHLLWGDVTGYVWGKRKDRIEIPVVNQRDKQTYYGALNVVTGKCLVQSYKKGDSAATIAFLQYLLQQCPDARIAVLWDGASYHRSGEVKAFLEEINHGLDPDQWRITCLRFAPNAPEQNPIEDVWLQAKRFIREYYMLCRSFPIVKRLFEFATQHQRFSFSKLSLYGSFS; encoded by the coding sequence ATGACCTGTTCCACGAGGCAGGCATCAGTTGGAAGAAAACTCAGAAATGTAACCCGAAGAAAGACCCAGACTTGGTTGAAAAAAAAACAGGAAATTACCGCTTGGCTCAAAGCGCATCAAGCGGAACTGGTCACGGGCAAGTTAGTGGTGTTCTTTGAAGATGAGTGTCATTTGCTGTGGGGCGATGTTACTGGGTACGTCTGGGGAAAGCGCAAAGACCGGATTGAAATTCCGGTTGTGAATCAACGCGACAAGCAGACCTACTATGGCGCACTCAACGTCGTGACCGGGAAATGTCTGGTTCAATCCTACAAAAAAGGGGATTCTGCCGCCACGATTGCCTTCTTGCAATATCTTTTGCAGCAATGCCCGGACGCTCGCATTGCTGTGCTCTGGGATGGAGCGAGCTATCATCGCTCTGGGGAAGTCAAAGCCTTTCTTGAAGAAATCAATCACGGACTTGACCCTGACCAGTGGCGCATCACTTGTCTGAGATTTGCTCCCAATGCACCTGAGCAGAACCCGATTGAAGATGTGTGGCTTCAGGCAAAACGCTTCATTCGCGAATACTATATGCTTTGCCGATCCTTCCCCATCGTCAAACGTCTGTTTGAGTTCGCAACTCAACATCAACGCTTTAGTTTTTCCAAATTGTCCCTGTATGGCTCTTTTTCATGA